The following proteins are co-located in the Desulfoscipio sp. XC116 genome:
- a CDS encoding sulfite exporter TauE/SafE family protein, protein MRRFYEGLTQASRSYAQWEIANSNAILRNRKKVILLFVMLLPILIPAIAHAAGGAGLPEIIGGKSSYGPSFYNPTIFYGSILVGICAGLITGCIGAGGGFIITPALMSMGVKGIMAVGTDQFHIFAKAIMGTVVHKKLGNVHVGLAIAFLAGSMLGVTGGGMLNRALFNFNPVLSGFVISLVYVIMLGFLGIYAMTDFFRSRKSADSGDAHGGPTGLTGTASKMQSINIPPMITFDEDITPGGRKISGLFVAICGAVVGFMAAIMGVGGGFLTFPMFVYGLGVSSFTTVGTDILQIIFTAGFGAITQYAIYGYVFYTLAMGMLVGSLLGIQIGAITTKVVPGIYIRGFYAITIMAGFVNRLFDLPSGLRQMGYISMTKETADIIAQIGAVIFFGIVGVFAVWVIGVFIKNVPKLREESVLASGGKGE, encoded by the coding sequence ATGAGGAGGTTTTATGAGGGCCTGACGCAGGCATCAAGGTCCTATGCCCAATGGGAAATTGCCAACTCCAACGCAATATTAAGAAATCGCAAAAAAGTAATCCTATTATTCGTAATGCTGCTGCCCATTCTTATACCGGCTATTGCCCATGCCGCAGGCGGCGCCGGGTTACCGGAAATAATCGGGGGCAAGTCGTCTTACGGCCCTTCATTTTACAATCCGACTATCTTTTATGGTTCTATTCTGGTTGGCATTTGCGCGGGTCTAATCACCGGCTGTATCGGTGCAGGCGGCGGTTTTATCATCACTCCCGCACTGATGAGCATGGGTGTTAAGGGGATTATGGCCGTAGGGACAGACCAGTTCCACATTTTCGCCAAAGCCATTATGGGCACCGTAGTCCATAAAAAGCTGGGTAATGTACACGTTGGTCTAGCGATAGCTTTTTTAGCGGGCTCAATGCTGGGAGTTACCGGCGGCGGCATGTTAAACAGGGCACTCTTTAACTTTAACCCTGTACTCAGTGGTTTTGTAATCAGCTTGGTATATGTAATCATGCTTGGTTTTTTGGGTATCTACGCTATGACCGACTTTTTTAGATCTCGAAAGTCTGCGGATTCCGGTGACGCCCACGGAGGACCCACCGGTTTGACCGGTACGGCAAGTAAAATGCAGTCCATTAACATCCCGCCTATGATTACTTTTGATGAAGATATCACACCCGGCGGCAGAAAGATCTCCGGTCTATTCGTAGCTATCTGCGGTGCCGTTGTTGGTTTCATGGCTGCTATCATGGGTGTAGGCGGAGGCTTTTTGACCTTTCCCATGTTCGTTTATGGTCTCGGCGTATCCTCCTTTACCACTGTCGGTACTGATATTCTCCAAATTATTTTTACCGCGGGCTTTGGTGCTATTACCCAGTATGCCATTTACGGCTATGTGTTCTATACCCTGGCCATGGGTATGCTGGTGGGTTCCTTGCTGGGCATTCAAATCGGCGCCATCACCACCAAAGTTGTACCCGGCATCTATATTCGCGGCTTTTACGCCATTACCATAATGGCGGGCTTTGTAAACAGATTGTTTGACCTGCCCAGCGGGCTGAGACAGATGGGTTATATTTCCATGACCAAGGAAACGGCCGATATCATTGCCCAAATCGGTGCAGTTATTTTCTTTGGTATTGTTGGAGTATTTGCCGTATGGGTCATTGGCGTATTTATTAAGAACGTACCCAAACTGCGGGAAGAGTCCGTACTTGCCTCCGGCGGAAAGGGGGAATAA
- a CDS encoding long-chain-fatty-acid--CoA ligase — protein MNLPMRLAEIARLSPGQEAIVFNNRRMTYAQLDTRVSQLASGMKQLGIKTGDRVLLAMKNCPEFIIAYYAIMRMKGIVVPVNPQYTINEMGVIIKDSMPTAVITCPERKEVFDKINQSINIPAGIIVNSCNPEDDIKTYGQVCDQGTNAIQDVKYSREDVAEIMYVAGLTGKPKGVMLTNYNLYSNALTFSQVCSLGPSDRALLTAPAYHAGSQTCVMNSTIVSGGTLVIQEGWKGAEEVLRNIDEENITFFFGPPTMYSLLLKYPELEKYKTSSLRIALCGSASMPKDLYESLVSRFNIYLTEGYGLTETSPVVTVNFIDKSGKKGSIGEPIPGVEVKIFDYEDREVPQGQVGEIVVRGPNVMKGYLNKEEETRWALRNGWFHTGDLAYADQDGYLYIVDRKKDLIIRGGININPREVEEVLYDHPGIFEVAVVGVPDAVMGEEVLAYVMPRSNHELSETEIKTFCKDKMANYKIPRYFRFVDNLPKTSSGKLMRKELQSWIAKQKPPV, from the coding sequence ATGAACCTGCCTATGAGGCTTGCAGAAATTGCCCGGCTTTCACCGGGACAGGAGGCAATAGTTTTTAATAACCGCAGGATGACCTACGCTCAATTAGATACCCGGGTCAGCCAATTGGCCAGCGGCATGAAACAGCTTGGCATTAAAACGGGTGACCGGGTGCTGTTGGCTATGAAAAACTGTCCTGAATTTATCATTGCCTATTATGCTATTATGCGCATGAAAGGCATAGTAGTGCCAGTCAATCCCCAGTATACTATTAATGAAATGGGCGTAATCATCAAGGATTCTATGCCGACCGCTGTTATAACTTGTCCGGAAAGGAAAGAAGTATTCGATAAAATTAATCAATCCATAAATATTCCCGCCGGCATAATTGTTAACAGCTGTAACCCGGAAGACGACATTAAAACATACGGGCAAGTATGCGATCAGGGCACCAATGCCATTCAAGACGTAAAATACAGCCGTGAAGATGTAGCCGAAATTATGTATGTTGCCGGTCTAACCGGCAAACCCAAAGGGGTAATGCTTACCAACTATAATCTATACAGCAATGCATTGACATTTTCCCAAGTTTGCTCATTAGGTCCGTCAGATCGGGCTCTCCTAACAGCACCCGCCTACCATGCGGGGTCACAAACTTGTGTGATGAACAGTACCATTGTTTCGGGGGGCACCCTTGTAATACAAGAGGGGTGGAAAGGTGCGGAAGAAGTCTTAAGAAATATTGATGAAGAAAATATTACCTTCTTTTTCGGACCCCCTACAATGTACAGCCTACTGCTCAAGTACCCCGAGTTGGAAAAGTATAAAACGAGTTCACTTCGCATAGCGCTTTGTGGATCCGCCAGTATGCCAAAAGATCTTTATGAGTCACTGGTTTCAAGATTTAATATCTACCTTACCGAAGGTTATGGCTTAACCGAAACATCCCCGGTGGTAACGGTCAACTTTATAGATAAATCCGGTAAGAAGGGATCTATAGGCGAACCTATTCCCGGGGTGGAAGTAAAAATATTTGATTACGAAGACCGGGAGGTTCCACAAGGCCAGGTGGGCGAAATTGTTGTACGTGGTCCCAACGTAATGAAAGGTTATTTAAACAAGGAAGAGGAAACCCGCTGGGCACTGCGTAACGGTTGGTTTCACACCGGGGATCTGGCATATGCGGATCAGGACGGCTACCTGTACATTGTAGACCGCAAAAAAGATCTTATCATACGCGGAGGTATAAATATCAATCCCCGAGAGGTTGAAGAAGTGCTTTACGATCACCCGGGTATATTTGAAGTTGCCGTGGTGGGCGTACCGGACGCGGTAATGGGCGAAGAAGTACTGGCTTATGTAATGCCAAGAAGCAATCATGAATTGAGTGAAACGGAGATAAAAACATTTTGCAAAGATAAAATGGCGAATTATAAAATACCTCGCTATTTCCGCTTTGTAGATAATCTGCCCAAAACATCATCAGGCAAGCTAATGCGCAAAGAACTGCAAAGTTGGATTGCCAAGCAAAAACCTCCGGTATAA
- a CDS encoding histidine kinase, with protein sequence MFEREIKIKELKEQIADLKKRFPAHSLKPSMVIQLEELEEELDRLQREK encoded by the coding sequence TTGTTTGAACGGGAAATCAAGATCAAGGAGCTAAAAGAGCAAATCGCTGACTTGAAAAAAAGGTTTCCGGCTCATTCTTTAAAACCGTCTATGGTAATCCAGTTGGAGGAATTGGAAGAAGAGCTGGACCGGCTGCAGCGAGAAAAATAG
- a CDS encoding Fur family transcriptional regulator, whose translation MRGVIGEVEEKLRAHEYKMTPKREHVLCVLLENKDKHLSAEEVYNLVKQRVPDVGLATVYRTLELFSNFDIIQSTDFGDGRKRYEFGTENKDGHRHHHLICITCGRIIEMNEDLLEDLEDRVTNTYDFTISDHELKIFGQCGDCTRKNKK comes from the coding sequence ATGCGCGGAGTAATCGGAGAAGTAGAGGAAAAATTGCGTGCTCACGAATACAAAATGACCCCTAAACGGGAGCATGTGCTTTGCGTGTTGTTGGAGAACAAAGATAAGCATTTGAGTGCCGAAGAAGTGTATAACCTGGTGAAGCAAAGAGTACCTGATGTGGGATTAGCTACGGTTTATCGCACGCTTGAGCTTTTTTCAAATTTTGATATCATACAAAGCACGGATTTTGGCGATGGACGTAAACGTTATGAATTTGGTACGGAGAACAAGGATGGGCACAGGCATCATCATCTTATTTGTATTACATGCGGTAGAATTATTGAAATGAACGAGGATTTATTGGAAGACTTAGAGGACCGGGTTACCAACACTTATGACTTCACCATCAGTGATCACGAGCTGAAGATTTTTGGCCAGTGCGGGGATTGTACGCGAAAGAATAAAAAGTAA
- the larA gene encoding nickel-dependent lactate racemase — protein MKFKMKYGRGHLHLDLPDDHVHAVIEPSFPPIGDPESLIKAALRNPIASPGLAGLIKDKCPERVVIVVNDHTRPTPYRYLLPPLLNNLLEAGVDKNAITFLVATGAHRGNTMDEHIDSLGAAVRGYKIINHDCRGELARLGVLSNGSMLTINPLVAGADMIILTGLIAPHELAGFSGGRKSILPGVAGIEAVTSNHALLTAGGIGAGKLDGNPVHRIMMESLKAVQPDFIVNVVADGGQRPVHVAAGDPEKAWLAGVELCREAVKVSSGKKAEVGLASAGGHPRDINLYQAIKSMRNAAKLISNGGTLVICAECSQGAGHTVLENWAAEAKTPQDMTARLNKEFVLGGHKAHLLAELVEQISIILISSMPEHSVGNFFMTPAQDFIDALKIVARKHGDKYNAVVMPDAALLMPENE, from the coding sequence ATGAAATTTAAAATGAAATACGGGCGTGGTCATCTGCATCTGGACTTGCCTGACGATCATGTGCATGCGGTTATTGAGCCATCCTTTCCCCCGATTGGAGATCCCGAGTCCTTAATAAAAGCAGCCTTGCGAAATCCTATTGCTTCTCCGGGGTTGGCCGGGCTGATAAAAGATAAATGCCCGGAGCGGGTGGTGATCGTGGTTAATGACCATACCCGCCCTACCCCATACCGTTATTTATTGCCACCCTTGCTGAATAATTTGCTGGAAGCCGGAGTTGATAAAAACGCCATAACCTTTCTGGTGGCCACCGGAGCGCATCGGGGCAATACAATGGATGAGCATATAGATTCGCTGGGCGCGGCAGTAAGGGGATATAAAATTATTAACCATGACTGCCGTGGAGAGCTGGCCCGTTTAGGTGTGTTAAGCAACGGAAGTATGCTGACGATAAATCCCTTGGTTGCCGGGGCGGATATGATTATATTAACGGGGTTGATTGCACCTCATGAACTGGCCGGTTTTTCAGGAGGGCGCAAATCCATTCTTCCCGGGGTGGCGGGAATCGAAGCGGTGACAAGCAATCATGCCTTGCTTACCGCCGGGGGAATTGGTGCCGGAAAGCTGGATGGCAACCCGGTGCATCGTATCATGATGGAATCACTAAAAGCCGTACAGCCGGATTTTATTGTTAATGTTGTAGCGGATGGCGGGCAAAGACCGGTCCATGTGGCAGCGGGCGATCCTGAAAAAGCCTGGTTGGCCGGGGTTGAATTGTGCCGGGAGGCAGTTAAAGTAAGCAGCGGGAAAAAGGCCGAGGTTGGCTTGGCAAGTGCCGGGGGACACCCCAGAGATATTAATTTATATCAGGCCATAAAATCAATGCGCAACGCGGCTAAACTGATTTCCAATGGGGGCACATTGGTGATTTGCGCCGAATGTTCTCAGGGAGCCGGCCACACCGTGTTGGAAAACTGGGCTGCCGAGGCGAAAACTCCTCAGGATATGACCGCCAGGCTGAACAAAGAATTTGTTTTAGGTGGTCACAAAGCGCACTTACTAGCCGAGCTGGTTGAACAAATTTCTATTATATTAATTTCCTCCATGCCTGAACACTCGGTGGGCAATTTTTTTATGACCCCGGCTCAGGATTTTATTGATGCATTGAAGATCGTTGCCCGCAAGCACGGAGATAAATATAACGCGGTCGTTATGCCTGATGCGGCATTACTAATGCCTGAAAATGAATAA
- a CDS encoding D-alanyl-D-alanine carboxypeptidase family protein translates to MIKKFVAWPVILLMILVCAVPAFADPDTVPQPMGEAALLMDSDTGQILYKKNVDQRMYPASTTKIMTTLLALENSSLDDMVTVSKRAVEIGGSRVGLQPGEQLPLKHLLYILMLSSANDAGIAIAEHVGGSVENFADMMNKRARELGARNTNFVNPHGMPDDNHYTTARDLALIGRHAMQNTTFRRIVRTLNYKAERKKNMSEELLQQVEKLENIYGPVQEDFYNHNKLLGSGYYGYNGANGIKTGYTVDAGQCIVASAKRGNREMIAVVLKSQGANLWADAAMLLDYGFDNFSLVELVKPREMITDAIVRHGAKNAVLETAGYLYYNFPVGETPQVTRSVELADDLDAPLKEGDKLGELVLTAGGRELGRVPLQAVYPVARKINSYWWFWAGIGLAAMSLLLLMKTWLSHRRSRRRIRRW, encoded by the coding sequence TTGATAAAAAAATTTGTAGCTTGGCCTGTTATTTTATTGATGATACTTGTTTGCGCTGTACCTGCTTTTGCTGATCCGGACACTGTGCCGCAGCCAATGGGTGAGGCCGCGCTGTTAATGGACAGCGATACGGGACAGATATTATACAAAAAAAACGTTGATCAAAGAATGTACCCGGCCAGTACCACCAAGATTATGACTACCTTGTTGGCTCTGGAAAACTCTTCTTTAGATGATATGGTTACAGTGAGCAAGCGGGCGGTCGAAATAGGCGGTTCCCGTGTCGGGCTGCAGCCCGGAGAGCAGTTGCCGCTGAAACACCTGCTATATATACTTATGCTTAGTTCAGCTAACGATGCGGGTATTGCTATTGCAGAGCATGTGGGCGGCTCGGTGGAGAATTTTGCTGATATGATGAATAAACGAGCCAGGGAATTGGGGGCGCGAAACACCAACTTTGTTAACCCGCATGGTATGCCCGATGATAATCATTATACTACTGCCCGCGACTTAGCGTTAATCGGCCGGCATGCTATGCAAAATACTACCTTTCGCCGGATAGTCCGGACGCTTAATTATAAAGCGGAGCGTAAAAAGAATATGTCTGAGGAATTATTACAGCAGGTGGAGAAATTAGAGAACATTTACGGGCCGGTACAAGAGGATTTCTATAATCATAATAAGTTGCTGGGGAGTGGCTATTACGGCTATAACGGCGCCAATGGTATTAAAACCGGCTATACCGTGGATGCGGGGCAGTGTATAGTGGCGTCAGCAAAACGGGGGAACCGGGAAATGATTGCCGTGGTACTGAAGAGCCAGGGTGCCAACTTATGGGCTGACGCTGCTATGTTACTGGATTATGGTTTTGATAATTTTAGTTTGGTGGAACTGGTTAAACCAAGGGAAATGATCACCGACGCTATTGTGAGGCACGGGGCCAAGAATGCCGTACTGGAAACCGCAGGTTATTTATATTATAACTTTCCGGTGGGTGAGACACCGCAAGTTACCCGTTCCGTTGAGCTGGCGGATGATCTAGATGCCCCTTTAAAGGAGGGAGATAAGCTGGGTGAGTTGGTGCTGACAGCCGGCGGCCGGGAACTTGGCCGGGTGCCTTTGCAGGCCGTGTACCCTGTTGCCCGTAAAATCAACAGTTACTGGTGGTTCTGGGCCGGGATAGGACTGGCAGCCATGTCGCTGCTGTTATTAATGAAAACATGGCTTTCGCACAGACGCTCCCGAAGGCGGATAAGACGCTGGTAA
- a CDS encoding radical SAM protein: MHIEQGPIRPPSEASSLLIRITRNCPWNRCVFCSTYKGKQFSRRSVDDIKRDIDTLARVVEQVLQIAWHEGRGGRVNSQAVSEAGSRYGHLHYHVAQWMYYGAKNVFLQDANSLILKTNDLVQIIKYLRSVLPSVERLTTYARADTASRKSGEELRELREAGLVRIHMGMESGSDIVLKMIQKGTTAKQLVEAGRKIGAAGISLCWYIMPGLGGKKYSREHALETAAVINRGNPDYIRFRTLSVLKNTPLYEMMQNGGFAPLDEDEVIREQRLLLESLEGVNTTVVSDHILNLLQELEGTLPADRDKLLSIIDRYLSLTPKEKAHFQLGRRAGVYAFLDDMQDPNRFPYVERLLRDIDNPEQLKAELARMRRQFV, translated from the coding sequence GTGCATATTGAGCAAGGCCCGATAAGGCCGCCCAGCGAAGCGTCCAGTTTGCTGATCAGGATAACCAGAAATTGCCCGTGGAACAGATGCGTCTTTTGTAGTACGTACAAGGGTAAGCAGTTTAGCCGGCGTTCGGTTGATGATATCAAGCGGGACATAGATACGCTGGCCCGTGTTGTTGAGCAAGTCCTTCAAATCGCTTGGCATGAAGGCCGGGGAGGGCGGGTAAATAGTCAGGCGGTTAGCGAGGCGGGTTCGCGCTATGGCCATTTGCACTATCATGTAGCTCAGTGGATGTATTACGGTGCTAAAAATGTATTTTTACAAGATGCTAATTCATTAATTCTAAAAACCAATGATTTAGTGCAGATTATTAAATATCTGCGTTCTGTTTTGCCGTCGGTGGAAAGGTTAACCACATATGCCAGAGCTGATACGGCATCCAGAAAAAGCGGGGAGGAATTGCGGGAATTGCGGGAAGCCGGCTTGGTCAGAATACACATGGGTATGGAATCAGGCTCCGACATAGTATTAAAAATGATACAAAAGGGGACTACCGCCAAACAATTAGTCGAAGCGGGTCGGAAAATCGGGGCTGCGGGTATCTCTCTTTGCTGGTATATCATGCCGGGGTTGGGCGGTAAAAAATATTCTCGGGAACATGCTCTGGAAACAGCTGCCGTGATTAACCGGGGGAACCCGGATTATATCCGGTTTAGAACCTTGTCGGTGCTGAAAAACACTCCGCTGTATGAAATGATGCAAAACGGTGGGTTTGCGCCATTGGATGAAGATGAAGTAATCAGAGAACAGCGGTTATTGCTGGAGTCACTGGAAGGGGTAAATACAACCGTGGTGAGTGACCACATATTAAATTTACTGCAAGAACTGGAAGGCACTTTACCAGCCGATCGGGACAAATTATTGAGTATTATTGACCGCTACCTGAGCTTGACACCGAAAGAAAAGGCTCATTTTCAGCTGGGCAGGCGGGCCGGGGTCTATGCATTTTTGGATGATATGCAGGACCCGAACAGGTTTCCATACGTGGAAAGATTACTCCGAGATATAGATAATCCCGAGCAGCTAAAGGCGGAACTAGCCAGAATGCGCCGCCAATTTGTATAG
- a CDS encoding patatin-like phospholipase family protein yields the protein MAARPLVGVALGGGAIRGMAHIGVLKVLKKAGIPIDIVVGTSSGGIVAALYASGYSPERMEQIAMQLRSRDIFDYGTMLFNLFLIAGDVIARILHIPYPINSPMGLMRGHKIKALLNKYVGCQRLFGQTEIPLGITAVDARDGTLVVFLDRNSDSNVKQFIMAKYPDGAEGGSPINLRTMIPPKNVFIRGQSVALAARASAAVPGIFEPVRLGDRILVDGGIRENVPAYATRCMGADFVIAVDVGYSGRRVDGISNIIKLLGNSFEIVISEGINLKLERYADVVIRPVINADPWDIKRVRYCIDQGELAAVKALDEIKRKLYN from the coding sequence ATGGCTGCCAGACCGCTGGTGGGAGTGGCATTGGGTGGCGGGGCCATACGGGGTATGGCTCATATAGGGGTTCTGAAAGTATTAAAAAAAGCCGGCATTCCCATTGACATAGTGGTTGGAACCAGTTCAGGCGGCATTGTGGCTGCTTTATACGCCTCTGGTTACAGTCCGGAGCGCATGGAGCAAATAGCCATGCAATTGCGTTCGCGTGATATTTTTGATTATGGAACCATGCTTTTCAACTTGTTTTTAATAGCCGGGGATGTTATAGCCCGCATATTGCATATACCTTACCCGATAAACAGCCCGATGGGGCTAATGAGGGGCCATAAAATCAAAGCGTTGCTTAACAAATATGTTGGTTGTCAACGTTTGTTTGGTCAGACCGAAATTCCATTGGGTATAACAGCCGTGGATGCGCGAGACGGCACGCTGGTTGTATTCCTGGACCGCAATTCTGATTCCAATGTAAAACAATTTATAATGGCTAAATACCCCGACGGTGCAGAGGGCGGCTCACCCATAAATTTACGCACAATGATTCCGCCAAAGAACGTATTTATCAGGGGCCAGTCGGTGGCACTGGCTGCCAGGGCCAGTGCCGCCGTGCCGGGTATTTTTGAACCTGTGCGGTTGGGTGATCGCATACTGGTGGACGGGGGCATCCGGGAAAATGTGCCGGCCTATGCGACGCGCTGCATGGGGGCTGATTTTGTTATTGCCGTTGATGTAGGGTACAGCGGTCGCCGGGTGGACGGAATAAGCAATATAATTAAGCTTTTAGGCAACAGTTTTGAAATTGTTATCTCCGAGGGGATTAACCTAAAACTGGAACGTTATGCCGATGTAGTGATACGGCCCGTAATCAATGCTGATCCCTGGGATATTAAGCGCGTGAGATACTGCATTGACCAGGGAGAATTAGCGGCTGTTAAAGCGCTGGATGAAATTAAACGAAAGTTATATAATTAA
- a CDS encoding histidinol-phosphatase HisJ family protein → MLLPDYHIHTARCGHARGEMWEYVERALELGLPEIGFADHIPMYWLSEKDRDPGIAMSLDILAEYVNEVEILRAAYPHIPIKLGIEADYIPGFEGELKKILGRYQFDYVLGSVHFIDGWGFDNPAYLDKYKHIDIDGLFRQYFSLVRQAARSGLFNVLAHPDLIKKFGYRPQGDLREVYDKTARTFAEAGVCAEVNTAGLRVPAREIYPALGLLQACRNYAVPVTTGSDAHEPGQVGYQFKSVRYFLQKAGYAKVLFL, encoded by the coding sequence ATGCTTTTGCCGGATTATCATATACACACCGCCCGCTGCGGACATGCCAGAGGTGAAATGTGGGAATACGTGGAAAGGGCTTTGGAATTGGGGTTGCCGGAAATAGGTTTTGCCGACCACATTCCTATGTACTGGCTGAGTGAAAAGGATCGGGACCCGGGTATTGCCATGTCGCTGGATATTCTTGCGGAGTATGTAAACGAAGTGGAAATACTGCGCGCAGCTTATCCCCACATCCCTATCAAGCTGGGTATAGAGGCTGATTACATACCTGGTTTTGAGGGGGAGCTAAAAAAAATATTGGGCCGGTATCAGTTTGATTATGTACTGGGTTCGGTGCATTTTATAGACGGCTGGGGATTTGATAACCCTGCTTATCTGGATAAATATAAGCATATTGATATAGACGGCTTGTTCCGTCAATACTTTAGTTTGGTGCGACAGGCTGCTCGGAGCGGGCTTTTTAATGTGCTGGCCCATCCGGACCTAATTAAAAAATTCGGTTACCGGCCACAAGGCGACTTGCGGGAGGTATATGATAAAACTGCCCGTACATTTGCGGAAGCGGGCGTTTGCGCAGAGGTCAATACTGCCGGGCTAAGAGTACCGGCGAGGGAGATATACCCCGCATTAGGCCTGCTGCAAGCATGTAGAAATTATGCGGTACCGGTAACCACGGGCTCCGACGCTCATGAGCCGGGGCAGGTTGGGTATCAATTCAAGAGTGTTCGATATTTTTTACAAAAAGCGGGTTATGCGAAGGTATTATTTTTATAG
- a CDS encoding trypsin-like peptidase domain-containing protein: MLGGFRRSLLFIGLAAFIAGIMFAGGCLLVNDIKGDSGQNTNILPGNNASAEQVAPGVSAGTIADIVKNTGPAVVKINVEIISQGTRNDPLWNDPFFRYFFGSPGQQPHRESGMGSGFIISSDGYILTNEHVISGADKITVLMQDSDKEYTASLVGADYDLDLAVLKIKAGNSLPYLKMGNSSGIKVGNWVIAIGNPFGFDHTVTVGVISAKGRPVPVEGRYYKNLLQTDAAINPGNSGGPLLDLRGEVIGINTAVAQAQGIGFAIPTSTVDEVLDELMKKGKVIRPWLGIQMHDLTPDLVDYLGLANAEGVVVVGVVSGSPAAGSGLRQGDVILEIDKKSVTSSEQLAEEIKKAEIGQKLLLRVFRERNAMYITVQVGEKPAQMQ; encoded by the coding sequence GTGTTGGGTGGATTCAGACGGTCCTTATTATTTATCGGTCTGGCTGCGTTTATTGCCGGTATTATGTTTGCCGGGGGCTGCCTGCTTGTCAATGATATAAAAGGGGACAGCGGCCAAAACACCAATATTTTGCCCGGCAATAATGCATCTGCCGAGCAGGTTGCACCGGGGGTAAGCGCCGGTACTATAGCGGATATTGTTAAAAATACCGGGCCTGCTGTTGTTAAAATAAATGTGGAAATAATAAGTCAGGGTACGCGTAATGACCCTTTATGGAATGATCCTTTTTTCCGTTATTTCTTTGGTTCTCCCGGACAGCAGCCGCATAGGGAGAGTGGCATGGGATCGGGGTTTATTATTTCTTCCGACGGCTACATCTTGACTAATGAGCATGTCATATCGGGCGCCGATAAAATAACCGTGTTAATGCAAGATAGTGATAAGGAGTATACTGCAAGTTTGGTCGGTGCGGATTATGATCTTGATTTGGCGGTTTTAAAAATAAAGGCCGGGAATAGTTTGCCTTATTTAAAGATGGGTAACTCCAGTGGTATTAAAGTTGGTAATTGGGTTATTGCTATTGGCAACCCATTTGGTTTTGACCATACGGTTACTGTGGGCGTAATTAGCGCAAAGGGCAGGCCGGTACCTGTGGAGGGGCGGTATTATAAAAATCTGTTGCAAACGGATGCCGCCATTAACCCTGGCAACAGCGGTGGTCCCCTGCTGGACCTGCGTGGTGAAGTAATCGGTATTAATACAGCGGTGGCTCAGGCTCAGGGAATTGGTTTTGCCATACCAACCAGTACGGTGGATGAGGTACTTGATGAGCTAATGAAGAAAGGAAAGGTAATCAGGCCGTGGCTGGGTATTCAAATGCACGACTTAACACCGGATTTGGTAGACTATTTGGGTTTGGCAAATGCCGAAGGGGTGGTTGTGGTCGGTGTAGTGTCCGGCAGTCCTGCCGCCGGGTCCGGTTTGCGTCAGGGTGACGTTATATTGGAGATAGATAAAAAGTCTGTTACAAGCTCCGAGCAACTGGCGGAGGAGATTAAAAAGGCTGAAATTGGACAAAAGCTACTGCTGCGGGTGTTTAGGGAACGCAATGCGATGTATATCACCGTGCAGGTGGGGGAAAAACCTGCTCAAATGCAATAG